A single region of the Sphingobium sp. TKS genome encodes:
- a CDS encoding outer membrane protein assembly factor BamE, which yields MAALFFGKVRGVPPQEKFMRQFSRQSRTGRILLGAGLCALLLGASGCTRIRTHQGYQVDKLLVDSVQPGIDNRASVEGTLGRPSFTAQFGDQDWYYVSRDMRSLAFSNPKPVSQTVLHVRFDAAGNVVAVDRMGLEQVAKISPAGDKTPTLGRHRSLFDEIFGNIGAVGAGGMGGGGGGSNTGGGPNGS from the coding sequence ATGGCGGCTTTGTTTTTCGGCAAGGTCCGGGGCGTGCCCCCGCAGGAGAAGTTCATGCGCCAGTTCAGCCGCCAATCCCGCACCGGGCGGATTTTGCTTGGCGCAGGCCTTTGCGCGCTGCTTCTGGGCGCGTCGGGCTGCACCCGCATCCGCACCCATCAGGGCTATCAGGTCGACAAGCTGCTGGTCGATTCGGTGCAGCCGGGCATCGACAACCGCGCATCGGTGGAAGGAACGCTGGGCCGGCCGAGCTTTACCGCGCAGTTCGGTGACCAGGACTGGTATTATGTGTCGCGGGACATGCGCTCGCTCGCTTTTTCAAACCCCAAGCCGGTGTCGCAGACCGTGCTGCACGTCCGCTTCGATGCGGCCGGCAATGTCGTGGCTGTGGACCGCATGGGACTGGAGCAAGTCGCGAAGATTTCCCCTGCGGGCGACAAGACGCCGACGCTGGGCCGCCATCGCAGCCTGTTCGATGAGATTTTCGGCAATATCGGCGCGGTCGGCGCCGGCGGCATGGGCGGCGGTGGCGGCGGCAGCAACACCGGCGGCGGCCCGAACGGTAGCTGA
- a CDS encoding NAD-dependent epimerase/dehydratase family protein — MSGDAPLLALTGGSGFVGRHFAVAARRKGWRIRHLARRRPPDADPVDEWAFLDLSAVESAGLGGCTALVHLAAHIPSDHRDPAEAERCWRINVLATLKLVDAALRAGVGRIMQASSANAYAPATEPPDEHAPLFPRSRGYYLGSKVGQEIYAAERCRGEDVLLQTLRLASVYGPGQQSGALGAMAQAAANGGPIRIHGTGAFGSDLVHVEDVAKAMLLLLASDRAGPFNVGSGVCTTIAELAQLLAERSGVSVVHEAGAREDCGFPALNIHRLKALGYSPMPLEQGVATMLKASMQRISGDRAG, encoded by the coding sequence ATGAGCGGCGACGCTCCCTTGCTGGCCCTGACCGGCGGTTCGGGCTTTGTCGGCCGTCATTTCGCGGTGGCCGCGCGCCGAAAAGGCTGGCGCATCCGCCACCTAGCCCGTCGCCGTCCGCCTGACGCTGATCCGGTGGATGAATGGGCTTTTCTCGACCTTTCGGCTGTCGAGAGCGCGGGGCTGGGCGGTTGCACGGCGCTGGTCCATCTTGCCGCGCATATTCCCTCCGACCATCGCGATCCGGCCGAAGCGGAGCGCTGCTGGCGGATCAATGTGCTTGCTACGCTCAAACTGGTCGATGCAGCGCTGCGGGCGGGCGTGGGGCGGATCATGCAGGCGAGCAGCGCCAATGCCTATGCCCCGGCCACCGAGCCGCCGGATGAGCATGCGCCGCTCTTTCCGCGCAGCAGGGGCTATTATCTCGGTTCGAAGGTCGGCCAGGAAATCTATGCTGCGGAGCGCTGCCGGGGGGAGGACGTCCTGCTCCAGACGCTGCGATTGGCTTCGGTCTATGGGCCGGGTCAGCAGAGCGGCGCGCTTGGCGCTATGGCGCAAGCCGCAGCCAATGGCGGGCCGATCCGCATCCATGGCACGGGAGCGTTCGGTTCGGACCTCGTCCATGTCGAGGATGTGGCGAAGGCGATGCTGCTGTTGCTGGCCAGCGACAGGGCCGGGCCGTTCAATGTCGGGAGCGGCGTATGCACCACTATCGCGGAACTGGCGCAATTGTTGGCAGAGCGCAGTGGCGTATCGGTGGTGCATGAGGCCGGAGCGAGGGAAGATTGCGGATTTCCTGCCCTCAATATCCACCGGTTGAAGGCGTTGGGCTATTCTCCGATGCCCTTGGAGCAGGGCGTTGCAACGATGCTCAAGGCGTCGATGCAAAGGATCTCAGGTGATAGGGCAGGATGA
- a CDS encoding ATP-grasp domain-containing protein: MKILVTGAGAVLGQGIIKSLRQSTLGCSVIAADPNPLSAGLYWADGAYRLPFANDPAFGDRIHQLLDRERPDAVLVGTDVELSWFAAERHRLEALFGTHVLVSDPRVVAIADDKLETARFFASVGLPHPASAAAEDEEAVEALIAHVGFPLVVKPRIGARSVGVSLVHDRAELALAREGRSGLVIQQCVGDPDCEFTASTLVFDGEVQASIVMRRDLRDGNTYRAYAADYPELNEQVRALGRALQPYGPANFQFRTDPDGTPRVFEINARFSGTTPLRAMAGFNEVEMCVRKLLHGTPIVQPPVRSGVILRYLDEMFVPQERIDAVQ, from the coding sequence ATGAAGATTCTCGTCACCGGCGCGGGCGCGGTCCTGGGGCAGGGCATCATCAAGTCGCTGCGGCAATCGACATTGGGGTGCAGCGTGATCGCGGCCGATCCCAATCCGCTGTCAGCGGGCCTTTATTGGGCGGACGGCGCCTATCGTCTGCCCTTCGCCAATGACCCGGCCTTTGGCGACCGAATCCATCAGTTGCTGGACCGGGAGCGGCCCGATGCCGTGCTGGTCGGCACCGATGTCGAGCTGTCCTGGTTCGCGGCGGAACGGCACCGGCTGGAGGCGCTGTTCGGGACGCATGTGCTGGTCAGCGATCCCCGCGTCGTCGCCATTGCCGACGACAAGCTGGAAACCGCGCGCTTCTTCGCGAGCGTGGGCCTGCCTCACCCCGCTTCGGCCGCCGCCGAGGATGAGGAAGCGGTAGAGGCGCTGATCGCCCATGTCGGCTTTCCGCTGGTGGTCAAGCCGCGCATCGGCGCCCGATCGGTCGGCGTATCGCTCGTCCATGATCGCGCCGAACTGGCGCTGGCGCGGGAAGGGCGTAGCGGTCTCGTCATTCAGCAATGCGTCGGCGACCCCGATTGCGAGTTCACCGCCAGCACGCTCGTCTTCGATGGCGAGGTGCAGGCGTCGATCGTGATGCGCCGCGACCTGCGCGACGGAAACACCTATCGCGCCTATGCCGCCGACTATCCCGAATTGAACGAACAGGTGCGGGCGCTCGGCCGGGCGCTGCAACCCTATGGTCCCGCCAATTTCCAGTTCCGCACCGATCCCGATGGAACTCCCCGCGTGTTCGAAATCAATGCCCGCTTTTCCGGCACGACGCCGCTGCGCGCCATGGCGGGCTTCAACGAGGTGGAGATGTGCGTGCGGAAACTGCTCCATGGCACGCCGATCGTGCAGCCGCCGGTGCGGTCGGGGGTGATCCTGCGCTATCTGGACGAGATGTTCGTGCCGCAGGAGCGCATCGACGCGGTGCAATGA
- a CDS encoding metallophosphoesterase family protein: protein MTDIHAASDSLQLALTAARREGFDRMLILGDLLTYGVQPLETLELVQGAAARDGAVLVRGNHDLLYQESPAAEAVRADLPDWLRESIDWTDAHIPPGCMKAFDWRDSWSQGPLFAAHANPFDFGDWRYIRSAQEAEEAAAMVAVRGFRYGLFGHVHRHRRYDCDAATIFTLASLGQPRDDRDRTPKWAMIEIRGDFVTIESRDIDFDPEDQMHAIRATTLSAPTQERLCRFFA, encoded by the coding sequence TTGACCGATATCCATGCCGCCAGCGATTCGCTGCAACTGGCCCTTACCGCTGCGCGGCGGGAAGGATTCGACCGGATGCTGATCCTGGGCGATCTCCTCACCTATGGCGTGCAGCCGCTGGAGACGCTGGAACTGGTGCAGGGCGCGGCGGCGCGTGACGGCGCGGTCCTGGTCCGGGGCAATCACGACCTGCTCTACCAGGAATCGCCCGCGGCGGAGGCCGTTCGCGCCGACCTGCCCGACTGGCTGCGCGAGAGCATCGACTGGACCGACGCCCATATTCCTCCCGGCTGCATGAAGGCATTCGACTGGCGGGATAGCTGGTCGCAGGGGCCGCTGTTCGCTGCTCATGCCAATCCCTTCGACTTTGGCGACTGGCGCTATATCCGTTCGGCGCAGGAGGCGGAGGAAGCCGCCGCGATGGTGGCGGTGCGCGGCTTTCGCTACGGCCTGTTCGGCCATGTTCACCGGCATCGCCGCTATGATTGCGACGCCGCCACCATCTTCACCCTCGCCTCGCTCGGTCAGCCCCGCGACGACCGGGACCGGACGCCGAAATGGGCGATGATCGAAATCAGGGGAGATTTTGTGACCATCGAAAGCCGCGACATCGATTTCGATCCGGAGGACCAGATGCACGCCATCCGCGCCACCACCCTGTCCGCGCCCACGCAGGAGCGGCTCTGCCGATTCTTCGCATGA
- a CDS encoding glycosyltransferase family 4 protein codes for MRICSIITSFTSGGAEMLVCNLAEAFAGAGHEATVISLSDAAQVGNAPGIETAMMARIRQSGAKAFSLNLVNRNNWLAGALALRRALRSIRPDVIHAHTARALFPLALAMPGVPVVLTHHNSRLSFPPAAFALFDRIVDSYVAISDQCEALLRGHARKPIRMILNAASARFQTQQPRSAAGHDPMILAVGTVSEQKDYPTLLRAARPLSDALTAQGRTARICIAGAGPQFDQLRAQAVGEPVELLGVRDDIDALMRQADLFVNCSLWEGFPIAMIEAAMSGLPIVATAVAGNREMVMPGVNGQLVPPSDPAALAEAILETLCDDAHYAALSQGALQAARRFSIENCATAHLSLYQELIDARRAPLRASPLTRPISPCE; via the coding sequence ATGCGCATCTGTTCGATCATCACCAGCTTCACATCGGGCGGCGCCGAAATGCTGGTCTGCAATCTGGCGGAAGCCTTTGCCGGGGCGGGGCACGAAGCGACCGTCATTTCGCTCAGCGATGCGGCGCAGGTCGGCAATGCGCCCGGCATCGAAACGGCGATGATGGCGCGCATTCGGCAGAGTGGCGCGAAGGCCTTTTCCCTCAACCTCGTCAACCGCAACAACTGGCTGGCGGGAGCGCTGGCTCTGCGCCGGGCGCTGCGATCGATCCGGCCCGATGTGATCCATGCCCATACGGCCCGCGCACTGTTTCCTCTCGCGCTTGCCATGCCCGGCGTGCCGGTGGTGCTGACCCATCATAACAGCCGCCTTTCCTTCCCTCCGGCGGCGTTTGCCCTCTTCGACCGCATTGTCGACAGCTATGTCGCGATCAGCGATCAGTGCGAGGCGCTGTTGCGCGGCCATGCGCGCAAGCCCATCCGCATGATCCTGAACGCGGCCAGCGCCCGTTTCCAGACGCAACAGCCCCGCTCTGCCGCCGGACATGATCCGATGATCCTCGCCGTCGGGACGGTGTCGGAACAAAAGGACTATCCGACCCTGCTCCGCGCCGCCCGCCCATTGTCCGACGCGCTGACGGCCCAGGGGCGCACGGCCCGCATCTGCATCGCGGGTGCGGGCCCCCAGTTCGACCAGCTTCGGGCGCAGGCCGTGGGAGAGCCAGTCGAACTGCTGGGTGTGCGAGACGATATTGATGCGCTGATGCGGCAGGCGGACCTGTTCGTGAACTGCTCGCTCTGGGAAGGCTTTCCGATTGCGATGATCGAGGCGGCGATGAGCGGCCTGCCGATCGTCGCGACGGCGGTGGCGGGCAATCGCGAAATGGTCATGCCGGGCGTCAACGGCCAGCTTGTCCCGCCCTCCGATCCCGCCGCGCTGGCGGAGGCGATCCTGGAGACGCTCTGCGACGATGCTCATTATGCCGCGCTGTCGCAGGGCGCTCTCCAAGCCGCCCGGCGTTTTTCCATCGAAAACTGCGCTACGGCCCACCTCTCCCTCTATCAGGAGCTGATCGATGCGCGTCGCGCTCCCCTTCGCGCTTCCCCGCTGACCCGGCCCATCTCGCCATGCGAATAG
- a CDS encoding sulfotransferase domain-containing protein, which produces MMSLKGFARAMRRRLRDEPHLRLAAARADAFLVSYPKSGRTWLRYLLSCYFAESARLGFAPDLTSTFRVLPNFDRDPVRGIDAFVGRSGAAALPLILVSHLPYRDRLFLDRPVLFLVRDPRDVIVSAYFHATRHKKSFSGDMAAFLDEPKYGMASLTGYLNGWSAGLEGRPHHLISYEHLLSEPLATVAGILAFLGVEPEGDILARAVAAAQFDRMRDKERGGGIPGHDYDRNDDQSLRMRSGKAGAFGEWLNPDQADLVLERCRSDLSPRALALLAATGVDLTR; this is translated from the coding sequence ATGATGTCGTTGAAGGGCTTTGCGCGGGCGATGCGGCGGCGGTTGCGGGATGAACCGCATCTCCGCCTGGCCGCCGCGCGGGCCGACGCCTTCCTGGTGTCCTATCCCAAGAGCGGGCGCACCTGGCTGCGTTATCTGCTCTCCTGCTATTTCGCGGAGAGCGCCCGGCTGGGATTCGCGCCCGATCTCACCAGCACCTTCCGCGTCCTGCCCAATTTCGACCGCGATCCGGTGCGCGGCATCGACGCCTTTGTCGGACGAAGCGGCGCTGCGGCGCTGCCGTTGATCCTGGTCAGCCATCTGCCCTATCGTGATCGCCTGTTCCTCGACCGGCCGGTGCTGTTCCTGGTCCGCGATCCCCGCGACGTGATCGTGTCCGCCTATTTCCACGCGACCCGCCATAAAAAGAGCTTCTCCGGCGATATGGCCGCCTTTCTGGACGAACCCAAATATGGAATGGCGTCGCTGACCGGCTATCTGAACGGCTGGTCGGCGGGGCTGGAGGGACGGCCCCATCATCTGATCAGCTATGAGCATCTGCTTAGCGAGCCGCTCGCCACCGTTGCGGGCATCCTCGCCTTTCTGGGCGTCGAGCCTGAGGGCGATATCCTTGCCCGCGCCGTCGCCGCCGCCCAGTTCGACCGGATGCGCGACAAGGAACGCGGCGGCGGCATTCCCGGCCATGATTATGACCGCAATGACGACCAGAGCCTGCGCATGCGCAGCGGCAAGGCGGGCGCCTTTGGTGAGTGGCTGAACCCCGATCAGGCCGATCTGGTGCTGGAGCGGTGCCGTTCCGACCTGTCGCCCCGCGCCCTTGCCCTGCTGGCCGCCACCGGTGTCGACCTGACCCGCTAA
- a CDS encoding glycosyltransferase family 4 protein, producing the protein MLAFVLPGLGAGGSEHIVSLLCNHFAAQGWAITLIAFEEPSAPSYYAYHPEVRIIQLGMKSRRRAAATGALAMLRRQRLLRQALKAVRPELVVSFLTRTNILSVLAARSLGIPVIVSERNNPALQTVGPVWNRLRQMTYPRAAGLITMTQGAMDWFKSAMDVKGWVIPNPVPPAIMGAERRPDGRTIGAVGRLVPQKGFDLLLDAFARVAHAIPDWKLAIWGEGPERAALERQRDRLSLTGRVSLPGVTEKPGEWIPQSDLFVLSSRFEGWGIVVGEAMGAGLPVIAFDCQWGPAEMIGHGKSGLLVPNGDVAALGEAILSLCTDEARREALGTEAQNRMALFGHDQVLARWQSVITGVLDHHRVGAGS; encoded by the coding sequence ATGCTCGCGTTCGTCCTTCCGGGGCTGGGCGCGGGCGGATCGGAACATATCGTCAGCCTGCTTTGCAACCATTTCGCGGCGCAGGGCTGGGCGATCACGCTGATCGCCTTTGAGGAGCCGTCGGCGCCCTCTTACTATGCCTATCATCCGGAGGTGCGGATCATCCAGCTGGGCATGAAGTCACGCCGCCGCGCCGCCGCGACCGGCGCGCTGGCGATGCTGCGACGACAGAGGCTGCTGAGGCAAGCGCTGAAGGCGGTAAGGCCCGAACTGGTGGTGAGCTTCCTGACGCGCACCAACATCCTTTCGGTGCTTGCCGCCCGGTCGCTCGGCATTCCCGTGATCGTGTCGGAACGCAACAATCCCGCGCTCCAGACGGTGGGGCCGGTCTGGAACCGGTTGCGGCAGATGACCTATCCGCGGGCCGCGGGCCTCATCACCATGACGCAAGGGGCGATGGACTGGTTCAAGAGCGCCATGGACGTAAAGGGCTGGGTCATTCCCAATCCCGTGCCGCCCGCCATCATGGGTGCGGAACGCAGGCCCGATGGCCGCACCATCGGCGCGGTGGGACGGCTGGTGCCGCAAAAGGGCTTCGACCTGCTGCTGGACGCCTTCGCGCGCGTTGCGCATGCTATCCCCGACTGGAAGCTGGCGATCTGGGGCGAGGGGCCGGAGCGGGCGGCGCTGGAACGCCAGCGCGACCGCCTCAGCCTGACGGGACGGGTCAGCCTGCCCGGCGTGACGGAGAAACCGGGTGAGTGGATTCCCCAATCCGACCTGTTCGTCCTGTCGTCGCGCTTCGAGGGCTGGGGCATCGTCGTGGGCGAAGCCATGGGCGCTGGGCTTCCGGTCATTGCCTTCGACTGCCAATGGGGTCCGGCCGAGATGATCGGGCATGGCAAAAGCGGCTTGCTGGTGCCCAATGGCGACGTGGCTGCGCTGGGGGAAGCGATCCTCTCCCTTTGCACCGATGAAGCCCGGCGCGAGGCTTTGGGAACCGAGGCGCAGAATCGGATGGCTCTGTTCGGCCATGATCAGGTGCTCGCCCGCTGGCAGTCGGTCATCACCGGCGTTCTCGATCATCATCGCGTGGGGGCAGGATCATGA